A part of Melittangium boletus DSM 14713 genomic DNA contains:
- a CDS encoding acyl-CoA dehydrogenase, translating to MDFELSDIQREIQRVCREFAARELTPNARQWDEHHQWPTEALKSLAELSLLGVAVPEQYGGAGLDNVSYAIAIEEISRGCASTGVIMSVNNSLYCDPVNKYGTEAQKEEFLTPFARGEKLGCFGLTEPEAGSDASAQKTTAVRRGDEYIINGSKNWITNGPKADAIVLFTMTNKEAGNKGITAFLVPTNTPGFIRAEPDKKMGISAAHSCSMFFEDMRVPAKNILGKEGDGFRVAMSTLDGGRIGIAAQALGIARAAFEEAVRYSGERKTFGKSIREHQAIQFMIADMATEIDAARLLVLRAALLKDQGVRHSSESAMAKLYASEMASRVANKALQVHGGMGYSKEMDVERHVRDARITEIYEGTSEIQRIVISTNLLKD from the coding sequence ATGGACTTCGAGCTGAGCGACATCCAGCGTGAGATTCAGCGGGTATGCCGCGAGTTCGCCGCGCGCGAGCTGACCCCCAATGCCCGTCAGTGGGACGAGCACCACCAGTGGCCCACCGAGGCGCTGAAGTCACTGGCGGAGCTGTCGCTGCTGGGCGTGGCCGTGCCGGAGCAGTACGGCGGCGCGGGCCTGGACAACGTCAGCTACGCGATCGCCATCGAGGAGATCAGCCGCGGCTGCGCCTCCACGGGCGTCATCATGAGCGTGAACAACTCGCTCTACTGCGATCCGGTGAACAAGTACGGCACCGAGGCGCAGAAGGAGGAGTTCCTCACGCCCTTCGCCCGGGGTGAGAAGCTCGGCTGCTTCGGCCTCACCGAGCCCGAGGCGGGCAGCGACGCGAGCGCCCAGAAGACCACGGCGGTGCGCCGGGGCGACGAGTACATCATCAACGGCTCGAAGAACTGGATCACCAACGGCCCCAAGGCGGACGCCATCGTGCTGTTCACGATGACGAACAAGGAAGCGGGCAACAAGGGCATCACCGCGTTCCTCGTGCCCACCAACACCCCGGGCTTCATCCGCGCCGAGCCCGACAAGAAGATGGGCATCAGCGCGGCGCACTCGTGCAGCATGTTCTTCGAGGACATGCGCGTGCCGGCGAAGAACATCCTGGGCAAGGAGGGCGATGGTTTCCGGGTGGCCATGAGCACGCTGGACGGCGGGCGCATCGGCATCGCGGCCCAGGCGCTGGGCATCGCGCGCGCGGCCTTCGAGGAGGCGGTGCGCTACTCGGGCGAGCGCAAGACGTTCGGCAAGTCCATCCGCGAGCACCAGGCCATCCAGTTCATGATCGCCGACATGGCCACGGAGATCGACGCGGCGCGCCTGCTCGTGCTGCGCGCGGCGCTGCTCAAGGATCAGGGCGTGCGCCACTCCAGCGAGAGCGCCATGGCCAAGCTGTACGCGAGCGAGATGGCCAGCCGCGTGGCCAACAAGGCCCTGCAGGTGCACGGCGGCATGGGCTACTCCAAGGAGATGGACGTGGAGCGCCACGTGCGCGACGCGCGCATCACCGAAATCTACGAGGGGACGAGCGAGATCCAACGCATCGTCATCTCGACCAACCTGTTGAAGGACTAG
- a CDS encoding enoyl-CoA hydratase-related protein has translation MAYENIRLDLEDALAILTIDRPKALNALNSKTLQELESALHALPATVRALIVTGGGDKAFVAGADIAEMASISAAQAREFAALGHRVFQTLEQLAIPTIAAVNGFALGGGCELALACDLIYASEKAKLGLPEVSLGVIPGFGGTQRLTRVVGKMRAKELVFTGERLDAAKAKEIGLVLDVLPADQLLPHCKAVVGKLLKNGPLAISQAKRVIEYGADQDLRAANELERQGFAVLFGSEDQKEGMKAFLEKRPAAFTGR, from the coding sequence ATGGCCTACGAGAACATCCGGCTGGACCTCGAGGACGCCCTCGCGATCCTCACCATCGACCGCCCCAAGGCGCTCAACGCCCTCAACAGCAAGACGCTCCAGGAGCTGGAGTCCGCGCTCCACGCGCTGCCGGCCACGGTGCGAGCCCTCATCGTCACGGGCGGGGGTGACAAGGCCTTCGTGGCGGGCGCGGACATCGCGGAGATGGCCTCCATCAGCGCCGCCCAGGCCCGTGAGTTCGCCGCGCTCGGCCACCGCGTCTTCCAGACGCTCGAGCAGCTCGCCATCCCGACGATCGCCGCGGTGAACGGCTTCGCGCTCGGCGGTGGGTGCGAGCTCGCCCTCGCGTGCGATCTCATCTACGCCTCGGAGAAGGCGAAGCTCGGCCTGCCCGAGGTGAGCCTCGGCGTCATCCCGGGCTTTGGCGGCACCCAGCGGCTCACGCGCGTGGTGGGCAAGATGCGCGCGAAGGAGCTCGTCTTCACGGGCGAGCGCCTGGACGCCGCCAAGGCCAAGGAGATCGGCCTGGTGCTGGACGTGCTCCCGGCGGATCAGCTGCTGCCGCACTGCAAGGCCGTGGTGGGCAAGCTGCTCAAGAACGGCCCGCTCGCCATCTCCCAGGCCAAGCGCGTCATCGAGTACGGCGCCGATCAGGATCTGCGCGCGGCGAACGAACTGGAGCGTCAGGGCTTCGCCGTCCTCTTCGGCTCCGAGGATCAAAAGGAAGGCATGAAGGCCTTCCTGGAGAAGCGCCCGGCGGCCTTCACCGGCCGGTAG
- a CDS encoding 3-hydroxybutyryl-CoA dehydrogenase, with amino-acid sequence MATEHIIVVGAGQMGSGIAQVALQAGLRVTLVDVSKEGLAKGEERIRAGLKKLLEKGKLDEARFKLADGNLATSTSASAVKDVDFAVEAVTENEELKRRIFLELDAVVKPGGILATNTSSISITRIAAATKRPENVIGMHFMNPVPIMQLVELIRGAATSDATYQATRALAEKMGKTTVVSKDFPGFIVNRILIPMLNEACFALMEGVGSVEDIDTAMKLGTNQPMGPLQLADFIGLDTVLYIAQVLHEGLGDDKYRPSPLLRQYVDAGWYGKKSGRGFYKY; translated from the coding sequence ATGGCAACGGAGCACATCATCGTCGTCGGGGCAGGGCAGATGGGGTCGGGCATCGCCCAGGTGGCGCTGCAAGCGGGCCTGCGCGTCACGTTGGTGGACGTGTCCAAGGAAGGGCTCGCCAAGGGCGAGGAGCGGATCCGCGCGGGGCTCAAGAAGCTGCTGGAGAAGGGCAAGCTGGACGAGGCCCGCTTCAAGCTGGCGGACGGCAACCTGGCCACCTCGACGAGCGCCTCCGCGGTGAAGGACGTGGACTTCGCCGTCGAGGCCGTGACGGAGAACGAGGAACTCAAGCGCCGCATCTTCCTGGAGCTGGACGCGGTGGTGAAGCCCGGCGGCATCCTCGCCACCAACACCTCGTCCATCTCCATCACCCGCATCGCCGCGGCCACGAAGCGCCCCGAGAACGTCATCGGCATGCACTTCATGAACCCGGTGCCGATCATGCAGTTGGTGGAGCTCATCCGGGGCGCGGCCACGTCGGACGCCACCTACCAGGCGACGCGCGCGCTCGCGGAGAAGATGGGCAAGACGACGGTGGTGTCCAAGGACTTCCCGGGCTTCATCGTCAACCGCATCCTCATCCCCATGCTGAACGAGGCCTGCTTCGCGCTCATGGAGGGGGTGGGTTCAGTGGAGGACATCGACACGGCGATGAAGCTGGGAACCAACCAGCCCATGGGTCCGCTGCAGCTCGCGGACTTCATCGGCCTGGACACCGTGCTCTACATCGCGCAAGTGCTCCACGAGGGCCTGGGGGACGACAAGTACCGGCCGAGCCCGTTGCTGCGCCAGTACGTGGACGCGGGTTGGTATGGCAAGAAGAGCGGCCGCGGCTTCTACAAGTACTAG
- a CDS encoding Mrp/NBP35 family ATP-binding protein, producing MSVSERDILAAMSKVMDPELHIDLVKAGMVKDVRVEGDKAKLKIELTTPACPMKGKIQADAEAALKGVPGLKTFDIEWGAQVRSAPAGMGGTPGQALLPQVKNVILVGAGKGGVGKSTVSVNLATALAREGAKVGLLDADFYGPSVPLMTGITDKPTSPDGKTLLPMEKHGLKVMSIGFLVEADQALIWRGPMLHGALMQLVRDVRWGELDYLILDLPPGTGDVALSLSQSVRAAGAVLVTTPQDVALADVVRAKQMFDKVHIPVLGIVENMSQFVCPNCSHVTPIFNKGGGHRAAQMFSIPFLGEIPLDLKIREAGDAGVPVVIGAPDSPEAQAFRAMARNIAGRVSTENMRVAVKLPVVR from the coding sequence ATGAGCGTTTCCGAGCGCGACATCCTCGCGGCGATGTCGAAGGTGATGGACCCCGAGTTGCACATCGACCTGGTGAAGGCGGGGATGGTGAAGGATGTCCGCGTGGAGGGCGACAAGGCGAAGCTCAAGATCGAGCTGACCACGCCGGCCTGTCCGATGAAGGGGAAGATCCAGGCGGATGCCGAGGCGGCGCTCAAGGGCGTGCCGGGGCTCAAGACATTCGACATCGAGTGGGGCGCCCAGGTGCGCTCGGCGCCGGCCGGCATGGGAGGAACCCCGGGCCAGGCGCTGCTGCCCCAGGTGAAGAACGTCATCCTGGTGGGGGCGGGCAAGGGAGGCGTGGGCAAGAGCACGGTGTCGGTGAACCTGGCCACGGCCCTGGCGCGCGAGGGAGCCAAGGTGGGCCTGCTCGACGCGGACTTCTACGGCCCCTCGGTGCCCCTGATGACGGGCATCACCGACAAGCCCACCAGCCCGGACGGCAAGACGCTGCTTCCCATGGAGAAGCACGGCCTCAAGGTGATGTCGATCGGCTTCCTGGTGGAGGCGGATCAGGCGCTCATCTGGCGAGGGCCCATGCTGCACGGCGCCCTGATGCAGCTCGTGCGCGACGTGCGCTGGGGCGAGCTGGACTACCTCATCCTCGACCTGCCCCCGGGCACGGGTGACGTGGCGCTGTCCCTGTCCCAGTCGGTGCGGGCGGCGGGCGCGGTGCTGGTGACGACGCCCCAAGACGTGGCGCTCGCGGACGTGGTGCGCGCCAAGCAGATGTTCGACAAGGTACACATCCCGGTGCTCGGCATCGTGGAGAACATGAGCCAGTTCGTGTGCCCGAACTGCTCGCACGTCACGCCCATCTTCAACAAGGGCGGTGGCCACCGGGCGGCGCAGATGTTCTCCATCCCCTTCCTCGGGGAGATTCCCCTCGATTTGAAGATCCGCGAGGCGGGTGACGCGGGCGTGCCGGTGGTGATCGGCGCTCCGGACAGCCCCGAGGCCCAGGCCTTCCGGGCCATGGCGCGCAACATCGCGGGTCGGGTCTCCACGGAGAACATGCGGGTGGCGGTGAAGCTGCCGGTGGTACGCTAG
- the dinB gene encoding DNA polymerase IV: MPPPSTPAPRKVIHIDMDAFYASVEQRDHAHLRGVPLAVGGSRERGVVAAASYEARRFGVRSAMSSATARRLCPELIFVPPRFDVYKAVSQLIRGIFARYTPLIEPLSLDEAYLDVTHSPSGLSATAIAKAIRASIRKETGLTASAGVSYNKFLAKLASDQNKPDGLCVVTPRQGPAFVEPLPVGRFYGVGPVTAARMNKLGIFTGLDLRARSRAFLQEQFGKAGDYYYLAARGIDHRPVRVDQPRKSIGSESTFPEDLLEHDALVAGLMPAADSIAEHCARAGISGRTVTLKLRYADFRQVTRARTLPAPIADRDNLMATALALLAPLEPVEQGVRLLGLTLSNLTGSHAPSPDGQLGLEL; encoded by the coding sequence ATGCCTCCCCCCTCGACGCCCGCGCCGCGCAAGGTCATCCACATCGACATGGATGCCTTCTACGCCTCGGTCGAGCAGCGGGACCATGCCCACCTCCGGGGTGTGCCGCTGGCCGTGGGCGGCTCGCGCGAGCGTGGGGTTGTCGCGGCGGCGAGCTACGAGGCGCGCCGCTTCGGCGTGCGCTCGGCGATGTCCTCCGCCACCGCCCGCCGGCTCTGTCCGGAACTGATCTTCGTCCCGCCCCGCTTCGACGTCTACAAGGCGGTGTCCCAGCTCATCCGCGGCATCTTCGCCCGCTACACGCCGCTCATCGAGCCGCTGTCCCTGGACGAGGCCTATCTCGACGTCACCCACAGCCCCTCCGGCCTCTCCGCCACCGCGATCGCCAAGGCCATCCGCGCGAGCATCCGGAAGGAGACGGGCCTCACCGCCTCGGCGGGGGTCTCCTACAACAAGTTCCTGGCGAAGCTCGCCTCGGATCAGAACAAGCCGGATGGGCTCTGCGTCGTCACGCCCCGCCAGGGTCCGGCCTTCGTCGAGCCCCTGCCCGTCGGCCGCTTCTACGGCGTCGGTCCGGTCACCGCCGCGCGGATGAACAAGCTCGGCATCTTCACCGGGCTCGATCTGCGCGCCCGCAGCCGCGCCTTTCTCCAGGAGCAGTTCGGCAAGGCCGGCGACTACTACTACCTCGCCGCACGCGGCATCGACCATCGCCCCGTGCGTGTCGATCAGCCGCGCAAGTCGATCGGTTCGGAGAGCACCTTTCCGGAGGATCTGCTCGAGCACGACGCGCTCGTCGCCGGGCTGATGCCCGCGGCGGACTCCATCGCCGAGCATTGCGCCCGCGCCGGCATCTCCGGACGGACGGTGACGCTCAAGCTGCGCTACGCCGATTTCCGCCAGGTGACCCGGGCCAGGACGCTCCCGGCACCCATCGCCGACCGCGACAACCTCATGGCGACCGCGCTGGCCTTGCTGGCTCCCCTCGAGCCCGTCGAGCAGGGCGTTCGTCTTCTGGGCCTCACCTTGTCCAATCTCACCGGATCCCACGCGCCGTCCCCGGATGGGCAACTGGGGCTCGAACTCTGA
- a CDS encoding M90 family metallopeptidase, with protein sequence MGLLRALRRRHLRRRPFPSEWLVHLERHTPFVQALDTETRERFLEMLKLFAWEKEFIGSGGFTITDEVRVVVAATAVRLVLYLDLSYYDHLREVIVYPDAFLIPDRTGVVLGEAKHWGTVILSWKSVLAGLSNPHDGHSTATHEFAHVLDREDGAFDGTPELRRYSHYAAWSQVMGTHFQKLREGRPRERQVLDDYGSINEAEFFAVATESFFEKPRQMREKTPDLYEELQRFYGCDPLTGRAASSAPLQK encoded by the coding sequence ATGGGACTGTTGCGCGCCTTGCGGCGCCGTCACCTGCGGCGGCGCCCCTTTCCCTCCGAATGGCTCGTCCATCTGGAGCGTCACACCCCGTTCGTCCAGGCGCTGGACACCGAGACGCGAGAGCGCTTCCTGGAAATGCTCAAGCTCTTCGCCTGGGAGAAGGAGTTCATCGGCTCGGGAGGATTCACCATCACCGACGAGGTGCGCGTGGTGGTGGCCGCCACGGCGGTGCGACTGGTGCTCTACCTGGACCTCTCCTATTACGACCATCTGCGCGAGGTGATCGTCTATCCGGATGCCTTCCTCATTCCGGATCGCACGGGCGTGGTGCTCGGGGAGGCGAAGCACTGGGGCACCGTCATCCTCTCGTGGAAGTCGGTGCTGGCCGGACTGAGCAACCCCCATGATGGCCACTCCACGGCCACGCACGAGTTCGCCCACGTGCTAGACCGGGAGGACGGCGCCTTCGACGGCACACCGGAGCTGCGCCGCTACTCGCATTACGCGGCCTGGTCCCAGGTGATGGGCACGCACTTCCAGAAGCTGCGCGAGGGCCGGCCCCGCGAACGTCAGGTGTTGGACGACTACGGAAGCATCAACGAGGCCGAGTTCTTCGCGGTGGCCACCGAGTCCTTCTTCGAGAAGCCGCGCCAGATGCGGGAGAAGACGCCGGATCTCTACGAGGAGCTACAGCGCTTCTACGGGTGCGATCCCCTCACCGGCCGCGCCGCGTCATCCGCTCCGCTCCAGAAATGA
- a CDS encoding carbohydrate binding domain-containing protein: protein MTRHWNGGPLLALGLMALSAPALAGTATVYYYTPYKAWSGAYLHHDASGSWTSVPGTAMDTACANWVMKTVTTGSASTFQAVFTNGQNGWDNPSPAGGNYNLPTSGTHQVKNGQLLANAGSPCTTAPTGNKAEVYYYTRTRAWSAVNLHYAPTSGTWTSAPGVAMSESACTDWVKKTVELGSASGMKAAFNNGSGTWDNNGGTDYALGTGLITVRDGVVTANASSPCVTLPPDTTAPSIPTGLTTSVSGTQLTLTWNASTDDRAVTGYTLVRTGGSEGTRSFTVSSPGYTDSGLSPFTTYSYSVKAFDAAGNTSAASATVSATTKDAPPAPPPGQPLGTDMREDSIYFVMTARFYDGDASNNRGGSQHVKSGNAAHNDPMFRGDFKGLIQKLDYIKALGFSAIWITPVVLNRSDYDYHGYHAWDFNKVDPRLESPGASYQDLINAAHAKGLKIIQDVVYNHSSRWGAKGLWNATVYGVRDSQWSWYYDAPAPGFVYDGLTVEPTSGKSYYNGDLWSSSAPAGNTCRNWGTPTGSYSQEGYRVYNCQWPNPTSGMFPAQYFHPCWIGNWEGEDSRSCWIHEDLADFNTESKPVQDFLVGVYNKYIDMGVDGFRIDTAVHIPRVTWNRRFLPAALAHAEEKFGAKGKNFFMFGEVGSFVNDKWNRGSPNHSAQFFTWKERRTYSADDTTAALEQYNYEQTQGTAQQPTSTNAFLQGNTYHAPDHGQFSGMNVIDMRMHMNFGEASNAFGNGKDSDDSYNDATYNVVYVDSHDYGPNKSSTRYAGGTDAWAENMSLMWTFRGIPTLYYGSEIEFQAGRPIDCGPTCPLATTGRAYYGDHLEGSVTASGYGVVGSASGKVAETLNKPLVKHLQRLNQIRRRVPALQKGQYSTDGVSGGMAFKRRFTDAASGVDSFVLVTISGGATFNGIPNGTYRDAVTGDVKTVTSGTLTASVSGKGNLRAYVLDLPGNPAPGKVGVDGPYLK from the coding sequence ATGACGAGGCACTGGAACGGCGGCCCCCTGCTGGCGCTCGGCCTGATGGCACTGAGCGCACCCGCGCTCGCCGGCACGGCGACGGTCTACTACTACACTCCGTATAAGGCCTGGAGCGGGGCCTACCTCCATCACGATGCCAGCGGAAGTTGGACCTCCGTTCCGGGCACCGCGATGGACACGGCCTGCGCGAACTGGGTGATGAAGACCGTCACCACGGGCTCTGCCAGCACCTTCCAGGCCGTCTTCACCAATGGGCAGAACGGTTGGGACAATCCCAGCCCGGCTGGTGGCAACTACAACCTCCCCACGAGCGGCACCCACCAGGTGAAGAATGGCCAGCTGCTGGCCAACGCGGGCTCACCCTGCACCACGGCCCCCACCGGCAACAAGGCCGAGGTGTACTACTACACCCGCACGCGCGCCTGGAGCGCCGTCAACCTCCACTATGCCCCCACCAGTGGCACCTGGACCTCGGCGCCAGGCGTGGCCATGAGCGAGTCCGCCTGTACCGATTGGGTGAAGAAGACCGTCGAGCTGGGCTCGGCGAGTGGCATGAAGGCCGCGTTCAACAACGGCTCGGGCACCTGGGACAACAACGGAGGCACGGACTACGCGCTGGGCACGGGGCTCATCACCGTCAGGGACGGCGTCGTCACCGCGAATGCCTCCTCGCCTTGCGTGACGCTGCCTCCGGATACGACCGCTCCGTCCATTCCCACGGGGCTGACCACCTCGGTCTCCGGTACCCAGCTGACCCTCACCTGGAACGCCTCGACGGATGACCGGGCCGTGACGGGCTACACGCTCGTGCGCACCGGCGGCTCCGAGGGAACACGGTCCTTCACCGTCTCCTCGCCGGGCTACACGGACAGCGGCCTGTCCCCCTTCACCACCTATAGCTACTCCGTGAAGGCCTTCGACGCCGCGGGCAACACCTCCGCCGCGAGTGCCACGGTGTCCGCCACCACGAAGGACGCCCCACCCGCGCCGCCTCCGGGACAACCCCTGGGCACCGACATGCGCGAGGACTCCATCTACTTCGTGATGACCGCGCGCTTCTACGACGGCGACGCGTCCAACAATCGCGGTGGCAGCCAGCACGTCAAATCCGGCAACGCCGCCCACAACGATCCGATGTTCCGCGGGGACTTCAAGGGACTCATCCAGAAGCTCGACTACATCAAGGCCCTGGGCTTCTCCGCCATCTGGATCACCCCAGTGGTGCTCAACCGCTCGGACTACGACTACCACGGCTACCACGCCTGGGATTTCAACAAGGTCGACCCGCGCCTGGAGTCCCCGGGCGCCTCGTACCAGGACCTCATCAACGCCGCCCACGCCAAGGGCCTCAAGATCATCCAGGACGTGGTCTACAACCACTCGAGCCGCTGGGGCGCCAAGGGGCTGTGGAACGCCACGGTCTACGGCGTGCGAGACAGCCAGTGGAGCTGGTACTACGACGCGCCCGCTCCGGGCTTCGTCTACGACGGCCTGACGGTGGAGCCCACCAGCGGCAAGTCCTATTACAACGGGGACCTGTGGTCCTCGTCCGCGCCCGCGGGCAACACCTGCCGCAACTGGGGCACGCCCACGGGCTCGTACAGCCAGGAGGGCTACCGCGTCTACAACTGCCAGTGGCCCAACCCCACCTCCGGCATGTTCCCCGCGCAGTACTTCCACCCATGCTGGATTGGCAACTGGGAGGGCGAGGACTCTCGCAGCTGCTGGATTCACGAGGACCTGGCGGACTTCAACACCGAGAGCAAGCCCGTGCAGGACTTCCTCGTGGGCGTCTACAACAAGTACATCGACATGGGCGTGGATGGCTTCCGCATCGACACGGCGGTCCACATTCCCCGCGTCACCTGGAACCGGCGCTTCCTGCCAGCGGCGCTCGCGCATGCCGAGGAGAAGTTCGGCGCCAAGGGGAAGAACTTCTTCATGTTCGGCGAGGTGGGCTCGTTCGTGAACGACAAGTGGAACCGGGGCTCCCCCAACCACTCCGCGCAGTTCTTCACCTGGAAGGAGCGCCGCACGTACAGTGCCGATGACACCACTGCGGCGCTCGAGCAGTACAACTACGAGCAGACCCAGGGCACGGCCCAGCAACCCACGTCCACCAACGCCTTCCTCCAGGGCAACACCTACCACGCCCCGGATCACGGCCAGTTCTCCGGCATGAACGTCATCGACATGCGCATGCACATGAACTTCGGCGAGGCGAGCAACGCCTTTGGCAATGGCAAGGACTCGGACGACAGCTACAACGACGCCACGTACAACGTCGTGTACGTCGACTCGCACGACTACGGTCCGAACAAGTCCAGCACGCGCTACGCCGGGGGCACCGACGCCTGGGCCGAGAACATGAGCCTCATGTGGACCTTCCGGGGCATCCCCACGCTGTATTACGGCTCGGAGATCGAGTTCCAGGCGGGCAGGCCCATCGACTGTGGCCCCACCTGCCCGCTCGCCACGACGGGCCGGGCCTACTACGGAGATCACCTCGAGGGCAGCGTGACGGCGTCCGGCTATGGCGTCGTGGGGAGCGCGTCCGGCAAGGTCGCGGAGACGTTGAACAAGCCCCTGGTGAAGCACCTGCAGCGCCTCAATCAGATCCGCCGCCGCGTTCCCGCCCTGCAGAAGGGGCAGTACTCCACGGACGGCGTGTCGGGCGGCATGGCCTTCAAGCGGCGCTTCACCGATGCGGCCTCGGGCGTGGACAGCTTCGTGTTGGTGACCATCTCCGGCGGGGCCACCTTCAATGGCATCCCCAATGGCACCTACCGGGACGCCGTCACCGGAGACGTGAAGACCGTCACCAGTGGCACGCTGACCGCCAGTGTCTCTGGAAAGGGCAACCTGCGCGCCTACGTGCTCGACCTGCCCGGCAATCCCGCTCCCGGCAAGGTGGGCGTGGACGGCCCGTACCTGAAATGA